A portion of the Cellulophaga algicola DSM 14237 genome contains these proteins:
- a CDS encoding thioredoxin family protein, giving the protein MSKFGELINSNAPVLLDFYAEWNEQSTSMHPVLRDVAAALGDKGKVIKIDVDKNKELSQALRVKGLPTLMIYKNGEMVWRQSGEQDANTLIGILNEYL; this is encoded by the coding sequence TGGTGAACTAATAAATTCTAATGCCCCTGTGTTGTTAGATTTTTATGCGGAGTGGAATGAGCAATCTACTTCAATGCATCCTGTGCTGCGTGATGTAGCGGCAGCTTTAGGGGACAAAGGGAAGGTTATAAAAATTGATGTAGATAAAAATAAAGAACTTTCGCAGGCTTTAAGAGTTAAAGGCTTGCCCACGTTAATGATTTATAAGAATGGTGAAATGGTTTGGCGCCAAAGTGGAGAACAAGATGCGAATACCTTGATAGGTATTTTAAATGAATATCTGTAA